gatgccaggggttgagGGTGCGAGCTGATGGCCGTCCACCGTCCTGTGAGGTCACTGTTATCCCACGGTCCATGTCACGGTGCCAGGGCTCCAGGGTCCAGCCTGCGGTTTCCTCCAAGGGTGGCGGCCTCACAGCCGCTCAGAGCTGCTGGGACAGCTGTGTCTGCAGGGGTACCGGGGAGGCGGGCGGGCTGCTGAGGTGGGGACCCTCTTTTTTCTGGAGACATAGGCTACAGCCGTCCAGGTCCCAGAAGTCCACGGCCAGGAGCCCGAAGAGCGTGAAGAGCCCCATGGCCAGAGTCCACTCGCAGACGGCGGCCGCCGAGCGCAGGTCCCGGGCGTGGAGTGCATCAGGGGGTCCGTCCGCAGACCTCCACCGCACACTCTGGGTGTGGAGAACCACCACTGCACGGGGTCAAGGAGTACGGCGGGCAGCTGGGGCCAGGGCGAGTGTGCGCACAGCGCCCTCCAGGCCGTGCCCCAGGCCCTTCCTGCTCACACCAGAAGGATgagtcctccccttcctcttcctgctCACGGGCCATGCCACTGCCCACTGCAGCTTGCCCCTCAGTCCACTGACACTCTCCCTGCACTCAGTCCTCTCTCCTCCACCATGCACTCCCCTCCACTGCCCACCACACCCCACCGTCCACTcacaccccaccaccactccccTCCACTGTCCACTcacaccccaccaccactccccTCCACTGTCCACTCACACCCCACAGTCCACTCACACTCCACCATCCACTCACACCCCACCATCCACTCCCTCCACTGTCCACTCATACCCCACCATCCACTCATACCCCACCATCCACTCACAccccaccatccactcccctccactGTCCACTCATACCCCACCGTCCACTCACACCCCACCATCCACTCCCTCCACTGTCCACTCACACCCCACCATCCACTCACACCCTACCATCCACTCACACCCCACTGTCCACTCACACCCCACCGTCCACTCACACCCCACCATCCACTCCACTTCACTGTCCACTCACATCCCACCATCCACTCACACCCCACCGTCCACTCACAccccaccatccactcccctccactGTCCACTCATACCCCACCATCCACTCACACCCCACCATCCACTCACACCCCACCATCCACTACCCTCCACTGTCCACTCATACCCCACCGTCCACTCACACCCTACCATCCACTCACACCCCACCATCCACTACCCTCCACTGTCCACTCACACCCCACCGTCCACTCACACCCCACCATCCACTCACACCCCAccatccactccactccactgtccactcacaccccaccatccactcacaccccaccatccactccactccactgtcCACTCACACCCCACCATCCACTCACACCCCACTGTCCACTCATACCCCACCATCCACTCACACCCCACCATCCACTCACACCCCACCATCCACTACCCTCCACTGTCCACTCATACCCCACCGTCACTAACACCCTACCATCCACTCACACCCCAccatccactccactccactgtcCACTCACACCCCACCATCCACTCACACCCCACTGTCCACTCATACCCCACCATCCACTCACACCCCACCATCCACTCACAccccaccatccactcccctccactGTCCACTCACACCCCACCGTCCACTCACACCCCACCATCCACTCCACTGTCCACTCACACCCCACCATCCACTCACACCCCACCGTCCACTCACACCCCACCGTCCACTCACAccccaccatccactcccctccactGTCCACTCACACCCCACCGTCGACTCACAccccaccatccactcccctccactGTCCACTCACACCCCACCATCCACTCAcaccccaccacccactcccctccACTGTCCACTCACACCCCACCATCCACTCACACCCCACCATCCACTCACACCCCACTGTCCACTCACACCCCACCGTCCACTCACAccccaccatccactcccctccactGTCCACTCACACCCCACCGTCCACTCACAccccaccatccactcccctccactGTCCACTCACACCCCACCATCCACTCAcaccccaccacccactcccctccACTGTCCACTCACACCCCACCATCCACTCACACCCCACCATCCACTCACACCCCACCGTCCACTCAcaccccaccacccactcccctccACTATCCACTCACACCCCACCATCCACTCTCCTCCACCGTCCACTCACACCCCACCATCCACTCACACCCCACTGTCCACTCACACCCCACTGTCTACTCTCCTCCACCATTCACTCCCTTCCACTGTCCACTCTCTTCCACCGTCCGCTCCCTTCCACTGCCCACTCATACCCACCTtccactctcttccaccttccacTGCCCACTCAcaccccaccttctgctctcttCCACCATCCACTCCCTTCCACTGTCCGCTTGCACCCAAGCAGAATGTCTCCTACCCCTCCCTCTTGAAGGCCAGCTGGTAGGTCTTGTCCTGTCTGCCCCCACTTGCCCTGGCCTCACCTctgctgccctgccctgccctgccctgccctgcccgtcTCTGGCGTACAGAGCCTTGGCCTCGCCACCGGTGTGCACCTGCTCCAAGTCCCAGCCCGGCACCTCCCACCCCACTCTGGCTTCCTGGATCTGTTCTCAGCACACTGGCTGCCACCTCCCACTTCCACATGAAATGTGACTTCCTGAGATCAGTACTAACCGTGACCCCGACCCCATGGGTGCTAGGGGAGGGGTCTCGAAGCCTCTTGGATCTGGCCTTCCAGCAACCACCTCCACCAGAGCCACTCTGCTCTCCAGACATGGGACTGGAGGCCCTGCCTGAGCTGACTGACTCACTGAGCCTTGCCTGCGCCACCGCCACTGCCACCGCCACCGGGGCTGGCAGGAAACCGCCCCTTCTGGGCTGACTCAGGCTGGAAAGGAGCCTCCACCCTGCGGTCCGTCTGGGAGAGCCCTGGCCCCTTACCCATTTACATGGTGCAGACACGACTCCCTGTGGCCTCTCCAGCTGGAGAGTTAGGGGTGGCACCAGAGGGCCCACCAGCTCCCCTGAACCTCCCTGGGCAGGCTTGGCCTGGAGGCCAGCCTTGTGGGAGCTCAGTGTGTAGTCCTGGGGGTGCGGGGCTAGGTCCCAGGGGACGAGAAGGATACTGGCCACCATGAGGATGGTGCAGGAGCTGCAGAGTCCCAGGCGAAGGAGCCTGATCCAGGGGCCGCCAGGCTGTGGGGGGTTCCTCCAGCGCCACAGGACAGCCAGCTGCAGCCAGAAGTAGGCGGTGCCCACGAAGAAGGCCAGGAAGGCGCCGGTCAGGTGGACGGCCAGCAGGTGCTGGTGCTGTGAGGCGAGGGCTGGGCTAAGGGCCAGAGCCACCACCAGCCTGCAGGACCTGCCTCAGTGGCCCTGGCCTGCCCCCGAGTCAGCTTAGGCCGTGAGAGCACCACCCGGGTACTGAGGCCGCAGCAGCCACCAGTTCAGTCCCTGACTCTGCACTTATGCCCTGaatagcagtgttctggtctctctgtgtgtctttctcataaaaataagtcatttaaaaaactacacggtggggagtcaggcggtagcacagagggttaagcacaggtggcacaaagcacaaggacaggcataaggatcccggttcgagcctctggctccccacctgcaggggagtcgcttcccaggcggtgaagcaggtctgcaggtgtctgtctttctctccccgtctctgtcttccctcctctctccatttttctctgtcctaacaacaatgacatcaataacaacaataataactgtaacaacaataaaatttaaaaacaggggcaacaaaaggaaaactaaataaaaaaaaaactacacgtggggtaggggagataacagAATGGTTATACACAAGAATtgtcctacctgaggctctgaggtcccaggttcaattcccagtaccaccatcagctggagctcaacagtgctctggtcattctctctccatctctctctctctctctgtctctcattaaaattagacaaaatgttctttaaaattaaatGGTTGTGGGTAAGCtaaataggtcacttggatagtgaactgctctgccatgtgtgtgactcaagttcaagcccaggccccagtgcactgaaggaaacttcagcagtgtggtctctcactcactcactttctctgtcaataaatatgtaaatggtTGAACAACTGAAGAAATGGCCCCAATGCCAGAGCACTGGGTTTgcacgcctgaggctcctggctctatccccagcaccaggcATAccactctggcttctttctcttccctctgtcccaggtgaaactctctctcatatgtaaccaATTGAATGTATAAATAAACAGccgagcccaggaggtggcacagtgagtaggACATTGAACTTGGAGGAatgagatccagagttcaatccctaacactccATACGCCAGAGAGATGtcctgactatatatatatatatatatcgtgtgtgtaaataagtaaataatgaataaaatatttattaaaataaacagtggtctgggaagcGGCACAGTTCAAGCCCAGGTACTGTggataccagagtgatgccctcaTTATCTCTATCCTCTTTCATTCATAAATGTTTTTGGAGGaggtagcatcatggttctgcaaaaagactttcatgcttgaggcaccaaaggtcccaggttcaatccccagcaccaccataaaccagagctgaacagtgttttgtttttgttttgtttttaatttttttaatatttatttattttcccttttattgcccttgttgtttatgttttggtttttaaaagaaaaaaaaaaactaaattattttCAAGCTGGGggtagggagacaacataatggctatggggtggggggtttgtttgaggctccaaggtcccaggttcaatccccaacacgataagtgctctggtgaaaagaaacaaatattgatgggggccaggccggttcgagcccccggctccccacctgcaggggagtcccttcacaggcggtgaagcaggtctgcaggtgtctatctttctctccccctctctctcttcccctcctctctccatttctctctattctatccaacaataacaacaataataactatgacaataaaacaaggccaacaaaagggaataaataaataaataaatgttaaaaaagaaaataaacaaatattgataagtatttaaaatactgtTCAGGGGGCAGAGAAATAGCCTAGTGGGCCGGGTGCCCACCTTGCTATGTTTGGGGCTGAGATCTGAACCCAAGTATGGCAAGCGGACTCCAgtgttctctttctgcctctgttctCATGAAAAAGTCACCCTGCGCAGTGAAATCCTGCTACCAGGGCTCTGCAACAGAAAGTAGTAGGGTTGGAGGAGGAGTAATGACCatagtagtaacaacaacagcgacAGTAACGCTTCTCGTTGAGTGTTCCTTGGTGTGGGGAAATGAAGGCGGGAAAatcgctcacttggatagtgcgcctGGTTTGTCAGGCATGTGACCCAGCCTTAGCCCgacttccccctctttctccctctcccttcccctcccctcccgctcCCTCACTCCTTCCCCATCTTTCTATTTGAAGAAGTCAGCCCGGAGCGGCCGCGAGGCAACCACCAGAAAGGAGTGCATGCCATTTCACCCTTGGCAGCGATTAAAGGGGCAGCGGGTCCCCCAGCCTAGAGTTCAGCCACATCATAAGCCAGCACCCGCTCCCACGTGGCGCGGCACCCAGCAAAAGAAGCCGACAGCCGGGCGAGAAATACAATTCCCAGGAGGCCGTGCGCGCCGGAGCCGCCCCGATGCGGGGCCCGAGGCCCCGGGCCATGCTGGGACTTGTAGTCGCAGTCTCTGGCTGCCCGAGCCCCATTGTCTCACCTGGAAATTGCCCACAATGGAGGTGCCCAGGGCACAGAGGAGCCCGCTCCCCAGAATCACGTAGTTAGGCCACTTTCTGACGCCCCAGTCCCGAAGCTGGTGGTAACGGAGAATGCAGATCCAGGCGGCTGAGggcaaagggagaaaaaagggtGGGAGCGAGCGGGAGGCGATGTTGGGGTGCGATGGAGCGAGGGGTGCAAGCCGGCCGCGGGAGGTGCGGGAGGGAGCGGCCCTCCTCCTCCCAGTCTCAAACGGCTGGAACTGGACCCCGGCTGGGAGGGCCGACAAGGAAGGTGGACTCAGGTACCTACCTGCCGCGGCCCCCAGGTTGAGCACCTGGCTGAAGACGCAGCTGGGAGGGggctcacccccacacacactgcgaAAGACGAACAGCTCAGCTCCTGGACCCCCGGCCAGGACCCTCACCTCCACCCCTGCCGCCCCCCAGCGCCCAGTACCTGATGTAGGGAAAGACTTCAGACACGTTCACCTTCTTGTGGACCACAGCAATGCCGAAACTGGGGGACACATTCAGGGTTGGGGGCCTTCAGTGTCAAGGCTCCCTGGCCACCCTCTGGAACCCCGACTCATGCTGCCTCCCCTCTGTCCTCAGACCAAGGGATCCAGGTCCTTCATCTACCTTCAGATGCacgtgccgcccccccccccacttctttctcttttaattttttattatcttcatttgtctatcggatagagacaaactgagagtggagggggaggagagagggacagagacagagagatgcctggcgaagcttctcccctgcaggtggggatcaggggctggaacctgggtccttgtgcatgttaacgtgtgctcgaccaggtgcaccaccaccgggccctgcCCCAACCTCTCCATCAGACTCAgcaaccccccaacccccttagacccaggggttcaaacctttgGCTTGTCTCTAGGACGCAAGGGTCCCTCTTGCCTTATACTCACACAATCCAGATGCCAGCGGTAGCCCCGAGGGCCAGGAAGACGGGCAGCAAATACAGGTAGCCCCTCATCCCAGGCTCttcaggggaaggggagaggcggGGGCTGGGACTGGGGTCAAGAAGCaggctctcttcctctcctgcaggtgagagcagCCCTACGGGCCCAGGTAGGCTGGGTGGCCAGCCTCTGGCAATGGGTCCTTCTGATGGGCAGCTCTGTCGCTGACCACTTTGCTGCCCTTCCTTGCTCAGCCCCGGCCTCCAGGTCTCCCTGCCGCCTTCCTCACCCAAGCTCTGGATCTCTTCCCAGGGTTTCCCCAGGATGCTGTCCTGCTGAACTCTCTGTGGGGAAGGAGGTCAGGACTGGGTGGAGCCAAAGTTCCAGTCAAAGTCCAAGTCGGAGCAGCTCCCCAAGTGTGGGCTCTGGATCTGAGTGTCACTTTCGCATCCCCCAGCTGCCACTTCCGTCAGTCCCCTCAAAACCTAGCAGGCAGCAACTTAGCTTTTGGAGGCCTCCAGCTTCCTTCCTTCTGCTTCAGAGGTTCAACGTTCCACCCTCCAGCACCCAGAgccacccccctccccgcctccagcctgcctctcctgGTCCAGACCTCCAGGTCTAGAACACGTGTATTGGTTCTGATCTCGGgctccctcctcccagccctcACCTCCACAGGGACTTTGAATTCGGGCCACCAGATACAGGACTTTGAATGTGCAGCCTCGCTTGGGCAATGGATGTGTGGCCTTGGTGCCTCTGCCCTTTCACTCCATGCCCCACCTTCttgcccagccccagctcccttcCTCCCTGTGGACTTCCCCAGTGGGCTGGGCCTGGGTGAGACAGGACATCCCGCTGATAATAGCTCTGCCCCAAGTCCACAATTCCTCTGCCCTGCCCAGCTCCTTTTTGCCCCCCTCCTAGCCTTTGCTTCCTGCCTGCCTGTCCTCTTGCACCTTTGGTAACTGTAGCCAGGATTCACCCTACTTCGCCAGACTTTGGAGTTGAGGGCCCCAGGCTGGCCTCCCTCAGATGCAGGGCTCCCCCATCCCCTGCTCCCTCAGATTCAGGCATCCCcagctccctcctctctcagatgCAAGGGGTCCCTGGctactcctccctcagacccaggggtcccccagcccctcctaccCCACAGC
The DNA window shown above is from Erinaceus europaeus chromosome 2, mEriEur2.1, whole genome shotgun sequence and carries:
- the TMEM150B gene encoding modulator of macroautophagy TMEM150B, whose product is MRGYLYLLPVFLALGATAGIWIVFGIAVVHKKVNVSEVFPYISVCGGEPPPSCVFSQVLNLGAAAAAWICILRYHQLRDWGVRKWPNYVILGSGLLCALGTSIVGNFQHQHLLAVHLTGAFLAFFVGTAYFWLQLAVLWRWRNPPQPGGPWIRLLRLGLCSSCTILMVAMVVLHTQSVRWRSADGPPDALHARDLRSAAAVCEWTLAMGLFTLFGLLAVDFWDLDGCSLCLQKKEGPHLSSPPASPVPLQTQLSQQL